In Candidatus Bathyarchaeia archaeon, a genomic segment contains:
- a CDS encoding methylmalonyl-CoA mutase family protein, whose translation MTDPVTTDSGIPVKKVYENKDVPPSWTRSSGKPGQYPYTRGIYDGMYRDRLWTMRQYTGFGSAKETNRRFKYLISHGETGLSTAFDLPTQLGLDSDHPRAAGEVGRVGVAISSINDMRRLFEGIDLGKVSTSMTINATAPILLSLYVAAGMERGFPQRMLRGTTQNDVLKEYIARNTYIYPPEASLKLSVDLIEYCAHKMPRWHPISISGYHIRESGANAVQELGFCLANAIEYVKAALDRGLKVDQFAPQLSFFFACRNDFLEEIAKFRAARRIWARIMKNRFKARNPESCKLRFHTQTSGETLTAQQPDNNIARVAIQALAGVLGGTQSLHTNSRDEALSLPTEESVQIALRTQQIIAHESGVTKTADPLAGSYYLESLTRNLEANAVRLLEKIEELGGARKAIESGFVHREIQDSAYRFQKSVDEGRTIIVGVNKFTEGSSEPKIQRIDPKVERAQVSQLKKMKASRNTKQVKNALGRLSRSAIHQQNLVDDVLGAVRSNCTVGEISDVLREAFGEYRVRIDM comes from the coding sequence TTGACCGACCCCGTAACGACGGACTCTGGAATCCCTGTCAAGAAAGTCTACGAGAACAAGGATGTTCCACCGAGCTGGACAAGGTCGTCGGGGAAACCGGGCCAATACCCATACACGCGTGGCATCTATGATGGAATGTATCGGGATCGGCTGTGGACCATGCGTCAATACACGGGTTTCGGGTCTGCGAAAGAAACCAATCGCCGGTTCAAGTACTTGATTTCTCATGGCGAGACCGGGCTAAGCACAGCATTCGATCTACCAACGCAACTTGGTCTCGACTCAGATCATCCGAGAGCCGCTGGAGAAGTTGGAAGAGTTGGAGTCGCAATCAGCAGCATCAATGACATGAGGCGTCTCTTCGAGGGCATCGACCTTGGAAAGGTCAGTACGAGCATGACAATCAACGCGACTGCACCGATTCTGCTTTCTCTATATGTTGCAGCTGGAATGGAAAGGGGCTTCCCTCAACGCATGTTGAGGGGGACGACACAGAATGATGTTCTGAAGGAGTATATCGCGAGGAACACGTACATCTATCCTCCTGAAGCATCGCTGAAACTCTCAGTTGATCTCATAGAATACTGCGCCCACAAAATGCCTCGCTGGCATCCTATCAGTATCAGCGGTTATCACATTCGGGAGTCTGGCGCAAACGCGGTTCAGGAGCTAGGATTCTGTCTTGCGAACGCAATAGAATACGTGAAAGCCGCTCTTGACAGAGGGCTCAAGGTCGATCAGTTCGCTCCCCAACTCTCTTTTTTCTTCGCCTGCAGGAACGATTTCCTCGAGGAGATCGCGAAATTCAGAGCCGCACGCAGAATCTGGGCCCGCATAATGAAGAACCGCTTCAAAGCCCGAAATCCCGAATCATGCAAATTGCGGTTCCACACTCAGACCAGCGGTGAGACCCTGACCGCACAGCAACCTGACAACAACATCGCGCGGGTCGCAATCCAGGCCCTTGCAGGCGTCCTTGGTGGAACACAGTCTCTCCATACAAATTCAAGAGACGAAGCACTTTCTCTACCCACCGAGGAATCTGTGCAAATCGCGCTACGAACCCAGCAGATCATTGCTCACGAATCAGGAGTGACAAAGACAGCTGATCCGTTAGCCGGAAGCTACTATCTGGAATCCTTGACAAGAAATCTTGAGGCCAACGCGGTTCGTCTCTTAGAGAAAATCGAAGAACTGGGCGGCGCTAGAAAAGCCATAGAGTCTGGATTTGTGCATCGGGAGATACAGGACAGCGCTTACCGCTTCCAGAAATCGGTTGACGAAGGCCGAACGATCATTGTTGGAGTCAACAAGTTTACGGAGGGAAGCAGCGAACCGAAGATCCAGCGCATCGATCCCAAAGTGGAGAGGGCTCAGGTCAGTCAGCTGAAGAAGATGAAGGCATCGAGAAACACAAAGCAGGTTAAGAATGCTCTTGGGCGTCTCTCCCGGTCCGCGATACATCAACAAAACCTTGTCGATGATGTCTTGGGTGCTGTCCGATCCAACTGTACTGTAGGCGAAATCAGTGATGTTCTAAGGGAAGCCTTTGGAGAATACCGCGTAAGAATCGACATGTGA
- a CDS encoding GNAT family N-acetyltransferase yields MSGQRTLSLETREFDPTDYPRLSEIYNANYPDYSRSSNEWRARDESVDRSKYHLQRYAFLDNKVLVGFGTVAHVTDMFHPRKFWIDILVDPESQGRGIGGAVYERLSRELGKVNAIIAWAGSREDLPRLTGFYQRRGFEQKQIAWESRLDVPGVDMEIFRGYSERVQKQGVMLTSLAEEKREDPHSLRKLHELVQLISADMPSPAPFTPTSYEQWEAFELKNPNILPEGYMIAKDGSKYVGLSTVWRIEKEPRALAQGNTGVRREYRGRGIAVALKLKMIDYARRNGYVKVKTWNASENASMLAVNMKLGFKRQVGWITLEKDLTR; encoded by the coding sequence GTGTCCGGACAGAGGACTCTCTCGCTTGAGACGAGGGAGTTCGATCCCACTGACTATCCTCGGCTATCGGAGATTTACAACGCGAACTATCCGGACTATTCTCGCAGCTCTAACGAATGGCGAGCTAGAGACGAAAGTGTAGATCGGTCAAAGTATCATCTGCAAAGATACGCGTTTCTCGACAATAAGGTCCTTGTGGGATTCGGGACCGTGGCGCATGTTACTGACATGTTCCATCCGCGCAAATTCTGGATCGATATACTTGTCGACCCTGAGTCTCAGGGCCGAGGGATCGGAGGCGCAGTCTATGAGAGACTGAGCAGAGAGCTTGGGAAGGTGAATGCGATTATTGCTTGGGCTGGAAGCAGGGAGGATCTCCCCAGACTCACAGGGTTCTATCAACGGCGTGGTTTCGAGCAGAAGCAGATAGCTTGGGAATCGCGACTTGACGTTCCAGGAGTGGACATGGAAATATTCCGAGGGTACTCCGAGAGAGTGCAAAAGCAGGGGGTTATGCTTACAAGTCTCGCTGAGGAGAAGCGCGAAGATCCACATTCGCTGAGAAAGCTCCACGAGCTCGTGCAGTTGATCTCCGCGGACATGCCAAGTCCAGCACCCTTCACGCCGACCTCGTATGAACAGTGGGAGGCGTTCGAGCTGAAGAATCCGAATATCCTGCCTGAGGGCTACATGATTGCGAAGGATGGTTCCAAGTATGTTGGACTCAGCACTGTCTGGCGCATCGAGAAGGAGCCTAGGGCTCTTGCCCAGGGTAACACGGGTGTTAGGCGTGAATATCGTGGCAGGGGGATAGCGGTCGCGTTGAAACTGAAAATGATCGACTACGCAAGGCGGAACGGGTATGTGAAGGTGAAGACATGGAACGCGTCCGAAAATGCCTCTATGCTGGCGGTCAACATGAAGCTGGGGTTCAAGCGTCAGGTCGGCTGGATAACGCTCGAAAAAGACCTCACCCGATAA
- a CDS encoding acyl-CoA dehydrogenase family protein: MGFFGDTQKELIQMIYGSSAEDHLLLLDSLGDFIEKEIEPTAREIDVNAQFPRENITKMFEQGFTSMGFPKEYGGLELPWPVYVAAMEMVGKACASTALSLAIHGTCCEGVRQFSNPEQKKQFLPGMINGKTFAAFSLTEPGAGSDARNMQTQARMEGNEWIVNGTKMFTTNGGYCDLYFLFAKTAKGPSAFLVDSKKAKSSKDIEKLGVRGSVTSEVVFENAKVPRENLVGTEGEGFEYAKRMLWGGRVTIGALSTGIAQAAFEKAVKYSKERTAFGKTLSEFEMTQAKLADMLTMINASRMMVYRAAHLKSQGKPFESEAAQGKLLATENALKVCDEAIQIYGGYGYADEFDVHRHWRDARLMTVGEGTSEIMRLIISKNVLHPS, from the coding sequence GTGGGTTTCTTCGGTGACACGCAGAAAGAACTCATCCAGATGATTTACGGATCCAGCGCTGAGGACCATCTTCTTCTCCTAGACTCCCTTGGGGACTTTATCGAGAAAGAGATCGAGCCTACCGCGCGAGAGATCGACGTGAACGCTCAGTTTCCGCGCGAGAACATCACAAAGATGTTTGAGCAGGGCTTCACAAGCATGGGTTTTCCTAAAGAATACGGGGGCCTCGAGCTTCCATGGCCAGTATATGTTGCGGCCATGGAGATGGTCGGCAAGGCCTGCGCTAGCACGGCTCTTTCCTTAGCGATTCATGGAACATGTTGTGAAGGTGTACGTCAGTTCAGTAATCCAGAGCAGAAGAAGCAGTTCCTTCCTGGAATGATCAACGGTAAAACTTTCGCCGCGTTTTCTCTGACCGAACCTGGTGCAGGATCGGACGCGCGGAACATGCAGACACAGGCTCGGATGGAGGGCAACGAATGGATAGTTAACGGCACGAAGATGTTCACTACGAACGGCGGCTACTGTGACCTGTATTTTCTTTTCGCCAAGACCGCTAAAGGTCCCTCTGCATTTCTGGTAGACTCAAAGAAGGCGAAGTCGAGCAAAGACATTGAGAAACTCGGGGTAAGAGGATCAGTCACGTCGGAGGTAGTGTTCGAAAACGCAAAGGTCCCGAGAGAGAATCTGGTGGGAACAGAAGGAGAAGGATTCGAGTACGCTAAGAGAATGCTGTGGGGTGGACGAGTGACAATCGGAGCACTATCGACCGGAATTGCTCAGGCGGCGTTCGAAAAAGCAGTAAAGTACAGCAAAGAGAGGACGGCGTTCGGAAAGACGTTATCCGAGTTCGAGATGACTCAAGCGAAACTTGCGGACATGTTGACGATGATCAACGCCTCACGGATGATGGTTTACCGTGCGGCGCACCTGAAAAGTCAGGGAAAACCGTTCGAGTCAGAGGCCGCGCAGGGCAAGTTACTCGCCACCGAGAATGCGCTCAAGGTGTGCGATGAGGCAATTCAGATCTACGGGGGCTATGGATACGCCGACGAGTTTGATGTTCACCGTCATTGGCGAGACGCGAGATTGATGACAGTAGGGGAGGGTACCTCTGAGATTATGAGGTTAATCATTTCGAAGAACGTTCTCCATCCCTCGTAG
- a CDS encoding TrkA family potassium uptake protein, which yields MRTLIVGAGRIGMHLIGYLSSSDENQLTVIEKKGERCKDIADKYDAIILNEDGSKLDILKKADASQADLLLAATDDDRVNLATTRAAKKDFGVPRVIAVANSPKNKTRLMQAGADVVICPVDLALRDFENVLSKDHSITLMYRSAENLRVAEAVIPLNASLIGKKIHEIPLPEKCRVGLVCRDDGFVFPEPELELKSGDKVLLLGDASSVARTVELLRSSESA from the coding sequence GTGAGAACACTTATTGTCGGAGCGGGACGGATTGGAATGCACCTCATCGGATACTTATCTTCAAGCGATGAGAACCAACTTACGGTAATCGAGAAGAAGGGAGAACGATGCAAGGATATCGCCGATAAGTATGATGCAATCATACTGAATGAAGACGGGTCGAAGCTAGACATTCTGAAGAAGGCCGACGCCTCACAGGCTGACTTGTTGCTCGCCGCTACCGATGATGACCGAGTGAACCTTGCCACAACGAGGGCTGCGAAGAAAGACTTCGGGGTTCCCCGCGTTATTGCGGTTGCAAACAGCCCCAAGAACAAGACACGGCTTATGCAGGCCGGAGCTGACGTCGTAATCTGCCCTGTTGATCTAGCCCTTCGCGACTTTGAGAACGTCCTCTCGAAGGACCACTCCATTACGCTCATGTATCGATCTGCGGAAAACCTGCGGGTGGCAGAAGCCGTTATTCCTTTGAACGCGTCTCTCATAGGCAAGAAAATTCACGAAATACCGTTGCCTGAGAAATGCAGGGTTGGCCTCGTCTGCAGGGACGATGGTTTCGTCTTTCCCGAGCCCGAGCTTGAGTTGAAATCAGGGGACAAGGTGTTGCTTTTAGGCGACGCGTCATCAGTGGCACGAACCGTGGAACTCTTAAGATCAAGTGAATCAGCCTAA
- a CDS encoding APC family permease, protein MTQTPEKPARRRGLKRTIGIGGLFSIGYADVGAGIYLALGLVSIHAGYATPLAIGAAAIAYVLTGLTYAELSSTYPRAGGSATFAQAAFGDNIGFLAGWMLCLDYVVTAAIFAIPAIAYLSYFDAALNEPFWLGIGAILLLGALVFLNVIGIRESVNFTLGLALLDIVSEVALIILGLVLVLIPGGLLFSWPSSFQLFTNPTLPEFVQGITLAMVSYLGIEALAQAAEETKVAGRTVPRAVMATLGSVVVLYLLISIVAVNVVPPMTLSTTFKNDPLSGVARSLPGAGSLIAIWIALLGCSISIIGANAGIIGSSRTLYALSKYKMLPGKFGAIHSKFRTPWIAILVFGLGSIILVAFASFGSFTGSEDPLVLLGSLYNVGALVAYVSAHASLLVTRNTDRPRFRPYRVPLTLRFKRAAGVLELPILPLLGLLATSAIWVAVILTHELGRELGIVWVAMGMGMYIYFRRKNRLPLRGRAPPEPRETSGSEKGEGSILSA, encoded by the coding sequence TTGACCCAGACTCCCGAGAAACCAGCTCGACGAAGGGGACTGAAGAGGACTATTGGAATAGGCGGACTCTTCTCTATCGGGTATGCAGACGTCGGAGCAGGAATCTATCTCGCACTAGGACTGGTATCGATACATGCAGGCTATGCAACGCCACTAGCCATCGGCGCCGCGGCTATCGCGTATGTCCTTACCGGATTGACCTATGCTGAATTATCGTCAACCTATCCGAGAGCTGGAGGTTCAGCAACGTTCGCACAGGCAGCATTCGGGGACAATATCGGATTTCTCGCCGGCTGGATGCTCTGCCTAGACTATGTCGTGACAGCGGCAATATTCGCTATTCCCGCCATTGCTTACCTCTCCTACTTCGATGCTGCTCTAAACGAACCGTTCTGGCTCGGAATCGGCGCGATTCTTCTCTTGGGAGCGTTGGTCTTTCTCAACGTCATTGGTATTCGAGAATCGGTCAACTTCACCCTCGGCCTCGCTCTCTTGGACATAGTTAGCGAGGTCGCGTTGATTATTCTAGGCCTCGTTCTAGTTCTGATCCCCGGCGGTCTCCTGTTCAGTTGGCCTTCGAGCTTCCAACTCTTCACGAACCCAACCTTGCCCGAGTTTGTCCAAGGAATTACCCTTGCCATGGTCTCGTACCTTGGAATAGAAGCACTCGCTCAAGCGGCGGAGGAGACCAAGGTCGCGGGACGCACGGTTCCTAGAGCGGTTATGGCAACGCTTGGGTCGGTAGTAGTTCTCTACCTGTTGATCTCAATTGTAGCCGTGAATGTTGTCCCACCAATGACACTTTCAACTACTTTCAAGAATGACCCTCTATCGGGGGTGGCGAGAAGTCTCCCTGGGGCAGGATCTCTGATAGCCATATGGATAGCACTCCTAGGATGCTCGATTAGCATTATCGGAGCAAACGCCGGAATCATAGGGTCTTCGAGGACTCTTTACGCACTATCAAAGTACAAGATGCTTCCAGGAAAATTTGGAGCAATACACTCCAAGTTTAGAACGCCCTGGATCGCGATTCTAGTCTTTGGATTGGGAAGCATTATTCTGGTAGCCTTCGCTTCATTTGGCAGCTTCACCGGGTCTGAGGATCCGCTAGTGCTCTTGGGAAGCTTGTACAATGTCGGAGCTCTAGTTGCGTACGTATCAGCGCATGCCAGCCTACTTGTTACTAGGAACACCGACAGACCTCGGTTCAGGCCCTATCGGGTCCCACTAACTCTTCGTTTCAAGAGAGCAGCGGGGGTGCTGGAACTTCCCATCTTGCCCTTGCTCGGATTGTTGGCGACTAGCGCGATATGGGTGGCGGTAATCTTGACGCACGAGCTAGGCAGGGAACTAGGAATTGTTTGGGTCGCAATGGGAATGGGAATGTACATCTACTTCAGACGGAAGAATCGCTTACCTCTCCGTGGCCGCGCGCCTCCAGAGCCCAGGGAAACGTCAGGCTCTGAGAAAGGAGAAGGGTCTATTCTGTCTGCTTGA
- the meaB gene encoding methylmalonyl Co-A mutase-associated GTPase MeaB → MARELSSQILKGDHRAVAKAISIVEAGGDPSRKLIQELYPHTGKAFTIGVTGPTGTGKSTLVDKIIEEYRKKESSVGVLAIDPSSAFTGGALLGDRVRMMDHSLEKKVYIRSMASRGDLGGLARAARNTIRVLDAAGMDIVIVETVGAGQTEVQIASAVDATIVVLMPQLGDEIQAFKAGFAEIGDLFVINKSDLVNPAKTIYNIASGLQERDGWRPPVLKTVAVKGTGVPAVVDAIEKFRQYLETGSLGEKRLSKRIQSELIDAAFSDFYHQTVKRLGDQRELDSLVSRVVKRELDPETAASKLVQIISKIGERT, encoded by the coding sequence TTGGCACGAGAGCTATCCTCTCAAATCCTCAAAGGAGACCATAGAGCCGTTGCCAAGGCCATCTCAATTGTCGAGGCGGGTGGAGACCCGAGTCGTAAGCTCATTCAAGAATTGTACCCACACACAGGCAAAGCGTTCACCATTGGTGTTACCGGTCCGACCGGGACTGGCAAGAGCACTCTCGTAGACAAGATAATCGAAGAGTATCGCAAAAAAGAAAGTAGCGTTGGAGTTCTAGCAATCGACCCGTCCAGTGCATTCACTGGTGGCGCGTTGCTCGGAGACCGCGTACGCATGATGGATCACAGCCTAGAGAAGAAAGTCTACATTCGTAGCATGGCGTCACGAGGTGATTTGGGCGGTCTCGCTCGAGCCGCGAGAAACACGATCCGAGTGTTGGACGCAGCCGGGATGGATATTGTCATCGTGGAGACCGTTGGAGCGGGTCAAACCGAGGTACAGATCGCATCTGCAGTCGACGCCACGATTGTCGTACTGATGCCTCAACTAGGGGATGAGATCCAGGCGTTCAAAGCCGGCTTCGCCGAAATTGGTGACTTGTTCGTCATCAACAAGTCAGACTTAGTCAATCCAGCTAAGACAATCTACAACATCGCAAGCGGTCTACAAGAGAGAGACGGATGGAGGCCGCCGGTTCTAAAGACTGTGGCAGTCAAGGGAACAGGTGTCCCAGCGGTTGTTGATGCTATCGAAAAATTCCGACAGTATCTGGAGACTGGAAGCCTCGGAGAGAAACGGTTGAGCAAGAGAATCCAGTCCGAACTGATAGATGCCGCCTTTTCAGATTTCTATCATCAAACTGTCAAGCGTCTCGGAGATCAGAGAGAACTCGACTCTCTTGTCTCAAGAGTTGTGAAACGTGAACTGGATCCAGAGACCGCCGCGTCCAAGCTTGTCCAAATCATCTCCAAGATAGGAGAAAGGACTTGA
- a CDS encoding mechanosensitive ion channel domain-containing protein, producing the protein MAIPTIYDLLTSSFAIDLLQVVVTLLVTFLIVRFYRIIIQRASGSVPSGLVASLQQIGSWAIWILGIIIVLSQLSVAINVLLLILFLGGVAIIVAYRNILTDMAASQFISTYQSFKVGEWIEVQDHYGRVLERNLIQTKILTPDNEIVIVPNSTLLKRSVINRSRSGGLRVQIPVTVDSKYDLKSVEKNLLEIGQEMKTDLVPDAPPQVRVTQVTSQQAHLVLMLRITNPAKRDQLISDVQEKFYELLPELDARK; encoded by the coding sequence ATGGCTATTCCAACCATCTACGACCTTTTGACGAGCAGCTTCGCCATCGATCTCCTCCAAGTCGTCGTGACCCTTCTCGTCACCTTCCTAATCGTTCGTTTCTATCGGATCATCATCCAGAGAGCCTCCGGATCGGTTCCATCCGGACTGGTAGCCAGCCTTCAGCAGATCGGGTCTTGGGCCATCTGGATCCTCGGGATAATCATCGTCCTAAGCCAGCTCTCGGTAGCGATCAACGTACTGCTCCTCATATTGTTCCTTGGAGGGGTGGCGATAATTGTGGCCTATAGGAATATTCTCACGGACATGGCTGCGTCCCAGTTCATCTCCACCTACCAGTCCTTCAAAGTCGGAGAATGGATAGAGGTCCAGGACCACTATGGCAGGGTCCTTGAGAGGAACCTGATACAAACGAAGATTCTGACTCCGGACAACGAGATCGTGATCGTTCCGAATTCCACCCTATTGAAGAGGTCTGTCATAAACAGAAGCCGATCAGGCGGCTTGCGGGTCCAGATCCCAGTAACTGTCGACAGCAAGTATGACCTGAAGAGTGTTGAGAAAAACCTGCTCGAAATTGGCCAAGAAATGAAGACCGACCTTGTACCTGATGCTCCTCCCCAGGTAAGGGTCACACAGGTGACATCCCAACAGGCTCATCTCGTGCTTATGCTCAGGATAACAAATCCCGCTAAGCGCGACCAGCTTATCTCAGACGTTCAGGAGAAATTCTACGAGCTTCTACCGGAGCTTGATGCTCGAAAGTAG
- a CDS encoding MBL fold metallo-hydrolase, with translation MCEICTEARQRLGKYSRNGPSVFLTGPDLLFDTPEDVAHSLERENIHHVSHLAYSHWHPDHTMGRRVLEQLNLNLRKRTKTITDVWLPSWVREDFRKRLGLEDHFEFFEKMGIVRTHEFGEGEAIKLGNTTLKAFRMTQPGLASYLVEQNGKRVVLALDEIKDWNPGNDLLEPDVLILETGWFEHDKQGEQIIPTGHWIRQSEASFEETLELVQRINPRLAIATHIEELNGRSYADYLALEKKYMKYRLRFAYDGFRVPV, from the coding sequence TTGTGTGAAATATGCACGGAGGCCCGTCAAAGACTTGGAAAATATTCTCGTAACGGGCCAAGTGTCTTCCTTACGGGTCCTGACTTGCTCTTTGATACTCCTGAGGATGTCGCCCACAGCCTAGAGAGGGAGAACATTCATCACGTGTCGCATCTTGCCTACAGTCACTGGCACCCTGATCATACAATGGGTCGTCGAGTTCTTGAGCAGCTCAATCTGAATCTTCGAAAAAGAACGAAAACGATCACCGACGTCTGGCTGCCGTCATGGGTCCGCGAAGATTTCCGAAAAAGGCTCGGTCTAGAGGATCATTTCGAGTTCTTCGAGAAGATGGGAATCGTGAGGACTCACGAGTTCGGAGAAGGCGAAGCGATCAAGCTCGGCAATACTACTCTCAAGGCATTCCGAATGACTCAGCCCGGTCTCGCATCGTACTTGGTTGAACAGAATGGGAAACGAGTCGTACTTGCCCTAGATGAGATCAAGGATTGGAATCCTGGAAATGATTTGTTGGAGCCAGATGTGCTTATCCTCGAGACGGGATGGTTTGAACACGATAAACAAGGCGAACAGATCATCCCAACGGGACACTGGATTCGACAGTCAGAGGCCTCCTTCGAAGAAACCCTTGAACTAGTTCAGAGGATCAATCCGCGCCTGGCTATTGCAACCCATATTGAGGAATTGAACGGGCGCTCCTATGCTGACTATCTTGCACTCGAGAAGAAGTACATGAAATACCGGCTGCGCTTTGCCTACGATGGCTTTCGAGTCCCGGTCTGA
- a CDS encoding PaaI family thioesterase: protein MKGVRDKVYSAWKAGKPPSPAIGTLGIRVHNIEENKAVLEMDVDEHLHNLSGTMHGGVMVDIADAAMGIAVASTLKPDEDMTTIELKMSFMRPHIKGRLVAEGTIAKRGRRIAFTEAVLTNARQEVIAKCTGTWLIMSA, encoded by the coding sequence ATGAAGGGAGTCCGGGACAAGGTTTACTCAGCCTGGAAGGCGGGCAAGCCGCCTAGCCCGGCGATTGGAACGCTTGGGATCAGGGTGCACAACATAGAAGAAAACAAAGCGGTTCTCGAAATGGACGTGGACGAGCACCTTCACAATTTATCCGGGACTATGCACGGCGGTGTGATGGTGGATATCGCGGATGCGGCGATGGGGATCGCGGTGGCATCGACGCTAAAGCCTGACGAGGACATGACTACCATTGAGTTGAAGATGAGTTTCATGCGACCTCACATTAAGGGACGATTAGTTGCTGAGGGGACGATTGCCAAGAGAGGCCGACGGATCGCATTTACTGAAGCGGTTCTGACAAACGCGAGACAGGAAGTAATAGCAAAGTGTACTGGAACATGGCTCATCATGTCCGCGTAG
- a CDS encoding GNAT family N-acetyltransferase — protein MLSSKGCETQWRSSPTFRQTIKDNIERGEVYVAKDVKKTVGTITLQWSDQKFWGEQPLDAVYIHKLAIRRSHAGRRLGLRMIQWAESKARTEGKRYLRLDCLAGNKTIREYYEKEGFIHVRDNDAPGWNASLYEKKL, from the coding sequence GTGTTATCTTCGAAAGGGTGTGAAACCCAGTGGCGGTCCAGCCCGACTTTCCGACAGACCATCAAAGACAATATTGAACGCGGCGAAGTATACGTTGCGAAGGACGTCAAAAAGACCGTCGGGACAATCACTCTTCAATGGAGCGACCAGAAGTTCTGGGGCGAACAGCCACTCGATGCTGTATACATCCATAAACTTGCGATAAGGCGCTCCCACGCAGGCAGACGTCTCGGACTCCGAATGATACAATGGGCTGAGTCGAAAGCGCGAACGGAAGGAAAGAGATACCTGCGGCTTGACTGTCTCGCTGGCAACAAGACAATTCGTGAATACTACGAGAAGGAAGGATTTATCCACGTAAGAGACAACGACGCTCCCGGCTGGAATGCTAGCCTCTACGAGAAGAAGCTCTGA